The Candidatus Eisenbacteria bacterium genome contains the following window.
CGTGGACATCGCGCTGCTCCCCGAGCGTCGCGGCGCCGGGATCGGCGAGCGTCTGGTGCGCGAGCTGATCGCCGAGGGCGAGACGCGCGGCGTCCCGGTGAACCTCTACGTGCTCGCCAGCAGCCCCGCGATCCGGCTCTATGAACGGCTCGGGTTCGTGCGCGCCGGCGAGAGCGGCTTCCATCTGATGATGGAGCGGCGACCGGAGCGATGAGGCGGCAGGGGCGCCGCGGCCGAGGCGAGTAACGTCCCCGGCATTCACGGCCCTCCGAGCCGTGAACGTCCTACGTCGCCGTAGCGGGCGTCAACCTGCTCTCGCTCCCGGCGCGGAACGGTCGCTGGTGCGCCGCGCAAAGGTTCTCGATCACGTGCCGGCCCGACATCGTCGCCATCGGCACGCCGCCACCGGGTTCGACCCACTGACCCGCCATGTAGAAGTCGGCCAGCCCGGGCAGCGTTTTCGGAACATACGTGACGTTCAGAGATTTTGGCAGCCAGCCCTCGAATGCTCCACGCCACGATCGCGCCATGCGCCAGTAGGTGAGGGGCGTCGC
Protein-coding sequences here:
- a CDS encoding GNAT family N-acetyltransferase produces the protein VDIALLPERRGAGIGERLVRELIAEGETRGVPVNLYVLASSPAIRLYERLGFVRAGESGFHLMMERRPER